From the genome of Paenarthrobacter sp. A20, one region includes:
- a CDS encoding SDR family NAD(P)-dependent oxidoreductase — MIDLESVAVITGAGGTLGRAAAVSLSSAHTLVLLDVNEDAALATLAELPESSREHRAWSGDLASELPVREAFALAESIGPVKALVNAAGNTTGGSLHNLGFDEWNATMGSCLTTVFLCTQAAVRSMMRSGGGVICTLGSPHADRAVPGYPAYSAAKAGVAALTRHVAAEYGQFGIRSNIVTPGWTRAPHTESRLSPTDRQGLLDSTPVGRLNDPHDVAAAIAFLCSSEASQITGAELRVDGGADALTPSSLLRPQQRIKLGLLP; from the coding sequence ATGATTGATTTGGAATCTGTAGCTGTCATTACCGGCGCTGGCGGCACCCTCGGTCGCGCTGCCGCTGTCTCTCTCTCCTCGGCTCATACCCTGGTTCTTCTCGACGTCAATGAAGATGCCGCACTGGCTACATTGGCGGAACTTCCTGAATCCTCTCGAGAGCACAGGGCGTGGAGCGGCGATCTGGCCAGCGAGCTCCCGGTTCGCGAGGCCTTTGCGTTGGCGGAATCAATCGGGCCGGTGAAGGCACTGGTCAACGCCGCCGGAAACACGACCGGGGGAAGCCTTCACAACCTGGGTTTCGACGAGTGGAATGCAACGATGGGGAGTTGCCTGACCACCGTCTTCCTGTGCACCCAGGCCGCCGTTCGCTCCATGATGCGCTCAGGCGGAGGGGTGATCTGCACCTTGGGCTCCCCGCATGCCGACAGAGCCGTGCCTGGTTATCCGGCCTATTCTGCGGCCAAGGCCGGCGTAGCCGCCCTGACCCGGCACGTGGCTGCCGAGTACGGTCAGTTCGGCATCCGCTCCAATATCGTCACACCCGGCTGGACGAGGGCACCTCACACAGAGTCCCGCCTGAGCCCCACCGACCGACAAGGGTTGCTGGACAGCACCCCGGTCGGGCGGCTCAACGACCCGCACGATGTAGCCGCCGCCATCGCTTTCTTATGCTCCTCTGAAGCGAGCCAGATCACCGGGGCAGAACTTCGCGTCGATGGCGGGGCTGATGCGCTTACTCCATCGAGCTTGCTGCGGCCCCAGCAGAGAATAAAACTCGGCCTCCTGCCTTAG
- a CDS encoding carbohydrate ABC transporter permease: MTLTATRPPTRAKGVTFFPYLLMLPAITLLAAVVIYPLLGALGDAFFERSLLREGRTFVGLDNILHAISADLWPLAVTTLTFAVPATVAPFLVGLVAALALNQKMRGRAAVRSVFLLPWVLPGVVVSFLWLWIFDANYGVLNGTLRTAGLIDTNIGWLDSGPGAMLAVIVARTWGTFPWMMVMLLAALQSFPGELGEAGRVDGANAWQRFRHITWPGLRPVASIVVLLEFIWNFQHFDTIYVLTGGGPANATTTFSLAVYETAFDGFDLGMAAAIGALWLLMLLPAVAIYLKSEHKS; encoded by the coding sequence ATGACACTTACCGCTACACGGCCGCCAACTCGCGCCAAGGGGGTGACATTCTTTCCCTACCTGCTGATGCTGCCGGCCATCACGCTGCTGGCAGCGGTGGTGATTTACCCCTTGCTGGGCGCCTTGGGGGATGCCTTCTTCGAACGAAGCCTGCTCCGTGAGGGGCGGACGTTTGTCGGGCTGGATAACATCCTGCATGCCATTTCCGCTGACCTTTGGCCCTTGGCGGTCACCACACTGACCTTCGCTGTACCGGCTACCGTCGCGCCGTTCCTGGTGGGCCTCGTCGCAGCCCTCGCTCTTAACCAGAAGATGCGGGGTCGCGCGGCAGTACGCTCCGTATTCCTCCTCCCATGGGTGTTGCCCGGGGTGGTCGTTTCTTTCCTCTGGCTCTGGATCTTTGATGCGAACTATGGAGTGCTCAACGGCACCTTGCGCACGGCTGGCCTGATTGATACGAACATCGGTTGGCTCGATTCCGGCCCCGGCGCCATGCTGGCGGTTATCGTCGCCCGGACCTGGGGCACGTTCCCATGGATGATGGTCATGCTGTTGGCGGCGCTGCAGTCCTTCCCCGGCGAGTTAGGGGAGGCCGGCCGGGTCGACGGCGCCAATGCCTGGCAGCGTTTCAGGCACATAACCTGGCCCGGGCTACGACCGGTGGCAAGCATCGTGGTACTGCTCGAGTTCATTTGGAACTTCCAGCACTTCGACACGATCTATGTCCTGACCGGTGGCGGCCCGGCCAACGCCACCACGACGTTCTCCCTTGCCGTCTACGAAACGGCTTTCGACGGATTCGACTTGGGAATGGCCGCAGCGATTGGTGCTCTCTGGCTCCTGATGCTCCTCCCGGCCGTCGCCATCTACCTGAAATCGGAGCACAAATCATGA